In a genomic window of Anoplopoma fimbria isolate UVic2021 breed Golden Eagle Sablefish chromosome 6, Afim_UVic_2022, whole genome shotgun sequence:
- the LOC129092468 gene encoding sprouty-related, EVH1 domain-containing protein 2-like, which yields MIEETHPNDDSYIVRVKAVVMTRDDSSGGWLAQDGGALSRVGVCRLLPPELAPMPTSGCSQFLIRGERLRDKQVILDCPLRKDLVYTIATPTFHHWKVEDRKCGLSFQSPADARAFDRGVRKAIEDLAEGSTTSSTALQNEGELGDDDVFTNTTDSSSNSSQKLESSLQQLESSPLPQRHKCMLGHRHDLHDPYRLPDHYFMDQPLSRLPRHVTFQEDEEIVRINPRERSWERTSERHYGRPSDRPWLKGYEDYRHATVRDKFIQMEESEHYVHFDKTEAQKHDYTYPLAPALSPSDSDPALGPLVVKGHGGSYRQAFSSVVSAQPRSLPSANGGKGRKEDGLERAQCEHCGEAFYLSDNRRGLCHDAPDPVRAGVRRVSCMWLADTMLYHCMSDPEGDYSDPCSCDGGEGGGGRLGSRWLALFGLSLVAPCLCLYPPLHACHRAGLRCGCCGGRHKALS from the exons TGATAGCTACATCGTGCGTGTGAAAGCGGTGGTGATGACGCGGGACGACTCGAGCGGCGGCTGGCTGGCCCAGGACGGTGGGGCTCTGAGCCGGGTCGGCGTGTGCCGCCTGCTGCCGCCAGAGCTGGCGCCCATGCCGACATCCGGCTGCTCCCAGTTCCTAATTCGCGGCGAGCGGCTACGAGATAAACAG GTGATCCTTGACTGTCCGCTGAGGAAGGACCTGGTCTACACCATAGCAACGCCCACATTTCACCATTGGAAGGTGGAGGACAGGAAGTGCGGCCTGTCCTTCCAGAGTCCAGCGGACGCCAGAGCGTTCGACAGAGGGGTACGGAAAGCCATCGAGGACCTGGCTGAAG GCTCCACAACGTCCTCTACAGCACTCCAGAATGAGGGCGAGCTGGGAGACGACGACGTCTTCACT AACACCACAGACAGCTCGTCCAACTCCTCCCAGAAACTGGAGagctctctgcagcagctcgAGTCCTCGCCCCTACCGCAGAGACACaagtgcatgctgggacatCGCCACGACCTCCACGACCCCTACCGGCTCCCAGACCACTACTTCATGGACCAG CCGTTGTCTCGGCTTCCCCGTCACGTCACCTTCCAGGAGGACGAGGAAATCGTCCGCATCAACCCTCGGGAGCGCAGCTGGGAGCGAACCTCCGAGCGCCACTATGGACGCCCGTCGGACCGGCCCTGGCTCAAGGGCTACGAGGACTACCGCCACGCCACCGTGCGGGACAAGTTCATCCAAATGGAAGAGTCGGAGCACTACGTCCACTTCGACAAGACGGAGGCGCAGAAGCACGACTACACCTACCCGCTGGCGCCGGCCCTGTCGCCCTCAGACTCTGACCCCGCCCTCGGACCGTTGGTCGTAAAGGGACACGGCGGCTCGTATCGACAGGCCTTCTCCTCCGTGGTTTCCGCCCAGCCCCGCTCTTTGCCGTCCGCAAATGGCGGGAAGGGGCGGAAGGAGGACGGGTTGGAGCGCGCTCAGTGCGAGCACTGCGGCGAGGCCTTCTACCTCTCCGACAACCGGAGAGGCCTGTGCCACGATGCGCCGGACCCCGTGCGGGCGGGCGTCCGGCGGGTCAGCTGCATGTGGCTGGCAGACACCATGCTCTACCACTGCATGTCCGACCCGGAGGGGGACTACTCGGACCCGTGCTCCTGTGACGGGGGCGAGGGAGGCGGAGGCCGACTCGGCTCGCGCTGGTTAGCTCTGTTCGGCTTGTCGCTGGTGGCGCCCTGCCTCTGCCTTTACCCGCCTCTCCACGCGTGCCACCGGGCGGGGCTCAGGTGTGGCTGCTGCGGAGGTCGACACAAGGCACTGAGCTGA
- the LOC129092117 gene encoding actin-related protein 2-A, giving the protein MDSQGRKVVVCDNGTGFVKCGYGGSNFPEHIFPALVGRPIIRSTAKVGNIEIKDLMVGDEASELRSMLEVNYPMENGIVRNWDDMKHLWDYTFGPEKLNIDSRNCKILLTEPPMNPTKNREKIIEVMFETYQFSGVYIAIQAVLTLYAQGLLTGVVVDSGDGVTHICPVYEGFSLPHLTRRLDIAGRDITRYLIKLLLLRGYAFNHSADFETVRMMKEKLCYVGYNIEQEQKLALETTVLVESYTLPDGRLIKVGGERFEAPEALFQPHLINVEGVGVAELLFNTIQAADIDTRSEFYKHIVLSGGSTMYPGLPSRLERELKQLYLERVLKGDVDKLSKFKIRIEDPPRRKHMVFLGGAVLADIMKDKDNFWLTREEYQEKGVRVLEKLGVTVR; this is encoded by the exons ATGGACAGCCAGGGACGGAAGGTGGTCGTCTGTGACAACGGCACCGGG tttgtCAAGTGCGGCTATGGAGGCTCCAACTTCCCAGAGCACATCTTCCCTGCGCTCGTTGGGAGGCCCATCATTCGCTCGACAGCCAAAGTCGGAAACATTGAGATCAAG GACCTGATGGTAGGCGATGAGGCCAGCGAGCTGCGCTCCATGCTGGAGGTCAACTACCCGATGGAGAACGGCATCGTCAGGAACTGGGACGACATGAAGCACCTGTGGGACTACACCTTCGGCCCGGAGAAGCTCAACATCGACTCCCGCAACTGCAAGATCCTGCTCACCGAGCCGCCCATGAACCCCACCAAGAACCGCGAAAAAATCATTGAG GTGATGTTTGAGACCTACCAGTTTTCAGGAGTCTACATTGCGATTCAAGCTGTGCTGACTCTCTACGCCCAAG gcCTTCTGACCGGTGTGGTGGTGGACTCGGGGGACGGTGTGACACACATCTGTCCGGTGTACGAGGGCTTCAGCCTGCCTCATCTGACGAGACGCCTGGACATCGCAGGCCGGGACATCACCCGTTACCTCATCAAG ctgttgttgttgaggGGCTACGCCTTCAACCACTCTGCAGACTTTGAGACGGTGCGCATGATGAAGGAGAAGCTTTGCTACGTGGGCTACAACATCGAGCAGGAGCAGAAGCTGGCGCTGGAGACCACCGTGCTGGTGGAGTCGTACACG CTGCCAGATGGTCGTTTGATTAAGGTGGGAGGAGAGCGGTTCGAGGCCCCCGAGGCTCTGTTCCAGCCCCACCTCATCAACGTGGAGGGCGTCGGAGTGGCCGAGCTCctcttcaacaccatccaggcGGCCGATATAGACACCAG GTCCGAGTTctacaaacacattgttttatcGGGAGGATCCACCATGTACCCGGGTCTGCCGTCTCGTCTGGAGAGGGAACTCAAGCAGCTGTACCTGGAGCGCGTGCTCAAGGGCGACGTGGACAAGCTTTCG AAATTCAAGATCCGGATCGAGGATCCTCCCCGGCGAAAGCACATGGTGTTCCTGGGCGGAGCCGTGCTGGCAGACATCATGAAGGACAAGGACAACTTCTGGCTGACCCGGGAGGAGTACCAGGAGAAAGGAGTCCGCGtgctggagaagctgggagTCACCGTCAGATAG